One stretch of Pyrenophora tritici-repentis strain M4 chromosome 4, whole genome shotgun sequence DNA includes these proteins:
- a CDS encoding NemA, NADH:flavin oxidoreductase, Old Yellow Enzyme family — translation MEPRRYEAEHKDPAPLGKPLDFVFSKKTAQNRFLKGAMTERLSSWDPKNLEARGVPSKNLVNVYKHWGKGEFGVILTGNVMIEYDHLEAAGNPIIPRGAPYEGERFEMFKELATASKEHGSLIVAQVSHPGRQVTETIQKKPISASDVQLQGNIMGMTFAKPRAATEQDIKNVIEGFAHAAEYLEKAGYDGIQLHGAHGYLLAQFLSPTTNHRTDAYGGSLENRARLIVEIGQEIRKRTSPNFILSIKLNSVEFQDKGFGTAEAGTLCKMLEDNSFDFVELSGGTYEQLAFSHKRESTKKREAFFLEFAESITPSLTKTRTYVTGGFKTAAAMVDALNTVDGVGLARPVCLEPELPRQILSGEVHAAINQLTDDNDFGATNVAAGTQIRQLGKDQRPIDLSDEKMHEAFQKDMGAWAKGFEEDKEGGKYGYVDIVSVESVPYGGAAPAS, via the coding sequence ATGGAACCACGCAGATATGAAGCAGAACACAAGGACCCTGCCCCCTTGGGCAAGCCGCTCGACTTCGTCTTCTCCAAGAAGACCGCACAGAACCGATTCCTCAAGGGTGCCATGACAGAGCGCCTCTCATCCTGGGACCCCAAGAACCTCGAAGCTCGTGGTGTACCATCCAAGAACCTCGTCAATGTCTACAAGCACTGGGGGAAGGGAGAGTTTGGAGTGATACTCACCGGCAACGTCATGATCGAGTACGACCACCTAGAAGCTGCCGGTAACCCCATCATCCCCCGTGGAGCCCCCTACGAGGGCGAGCGCTTTGAAATGTTCAAGGAGCTCGCAACAGCGTCGAAGGAGCACGGCTCTTTGATCGTAGCCCAAGTCAGCCACCCCGGCCGTCAAGTCACGGAAACCATCCAAAAGAAACCCATCTCCGCCTCAGACGTACAACTACAAGGCAACATCATGGGTATGACTTTCGCTAAACCACGCGCCGCAACCGAGCAAGACATCAAAAACGTCATCGAAGGTTTCGCCCACGCCGCCGAATACCTCGAAAAAGCCGGCTATGATGGCATCCAACTCCACGGCGCCCATGGCTACCTCCTCGCACAATTCCTCTCCCCAACCACCAATCACCGCACAGACGCCTACGGCGGCAGTCTCGAGAACCGCGCACGTCTAATCGTCGAAATCGGCCAAGAAATCCGCAAACGCACATCCCCCAACTTCATCCTCAGCATCAAGCTCAACTCCGTCGAGTTCCAGGATAAGGGCTTCGGCACCGCGGAAGCAGGTACGCTGTGCAAGATGCTAGAGGATAATAGCTTCGACTTTGTCGAACTATCAGGTGGAACATACGAACAACTCGCCTTCAGTCACAAGCGCGAATCCACCAAAAAGCGCGAAGCCTTCTTCCTCGAGTTCGCAGAGAGTATCACACCCTCACTCACCAAAACGCGTACCTACGTCACCGGTGGTTTCAAAACCGCTGCCGCTATGGTCGACGCCCTCAATACCGTCGACGGCGTTGGTCTCGCCCGCCCCGTGTGCTTGGAACCTGAGCTCCCGCGTCAGATTCTCAGCGGCGAGGTGCACGCGGCGATTAACCAGTTGACAGATGACAACGACTTTGGGGCCACGAATGTGGCTGCCGGCACGCAGATTAGGCAGTTGGGCAAGGATCAGAGGCCGATTGATCTTAGTGATGAGAAGATGCATGAGGCGTTTCAGAAGGATATGGGGGCTTGGGCGAAGGGGTTTGAGGAGGATAAGGAGGGCGGCAAGTATGGGTATGTGGATATTGTTAGTGTGGAGAGTGTACCTTATGGAGGTGCTGCACCGGCTTCTTAG
- a CDS encoding putative ER to Golgi vesicle transport protein, putative intracellular protein transport protein, which translates to MQALRRLKARKKDIASHASAAVATQEDSPAPAASTPKSIELQLKVHQLEIGHLKKEREGLINRLKKIEASVQQHDTQADVSTEVQTLKNRMNSIEAFSLGTELPSLRTGIEELKPSLNSIANLSNLEQQVKPVLDKIDDFKSSLGSRISDLEKQTEQLKPLSDKVDQLANPSLQGGGNKDQTAMNKVKKDLTTFLERKINAQTIQITKLESSINALPKPASEQHIKELVLQEVMTKTDEARKIFQRDCKAVEEELKQVMNDTQQSLSEVRTQVGTFQTFKETTERQNITARFEDLQNRLLDAVSNNDKTFAKIEKLNDRYDHFKARTDDGLEHLNKYCKNLRKELHDNLYEYLKKYLQDKLMEKLYDDIYDNVLKSLSKKDNEFRATTEDAIKKLTRNVDHLLNDTSIFDSVKKLTSRVDELENKDDAVEKIARKSKFNKVGTRIQVPSSPSSNDNSMAETSSSNPNQRITQLETDLDNLRQAFDKVKGFAADVTAINGRLEKAEATLEGLSKLEQQVAEHESLRSSITALDARFTDSIQALQQAQSTRPTIIQPQISGPSSIPDGAATNASPGALDQFNASLNGLLNEMERIDDEVNNALMAINTQGTKIESVGNIVPDLFKKQFDPFKTKVEDLISTLDGRLEQYHQNMVSMRQEMLSLQAQPQQTTFGHAQQAQLNSIITETSALKRNLSALESALETKVDGTTHDSHITALNFAFHNLETRYDNITTDELYKRITRWFVQTYPDTSDLLNMSRRISQMLQDIEQLKHSHGQIAWVQASASDIQGLCRNATQLQQLAKDMPQLQQIASNSSQLRELVESPRQPSDMLAKIDVAYNNAQSAFCKAEEGLGRMDEQGKMLANLESRIEGLQSSIRVLTSSTASLVKPEALNDLTTTLQKRLQQVKSELTAGMQELRKSSDDKIQDICVSSQGNVEELRKRNDSQAAELRTTDGKIAEFQSKLNRFEGARTVSDSRIQELEKYQSKLNDKIDDSQRDSEKKIETLRTRLFDEANEMHANLDAVKEELLTTIGADKKESLAKIDDTGTELPEKVNTDLVAKIGVQKKVLMSKIDDLVTKVDNEKKDAITRSEDVRTKLLATLDDRVKALLTTINASKEESLTTAEGNKNELLAKIEILRKDLLTKIATEKKQVGANLQRDQSKRERAEDDLRKLINDAKDDANQNVTRVRESLATLQTELDAMTTLVEPNRAFLGSLGSLYVVVVQLQQLFESLNQNTGVAPLEFNWAYYLANLLPDAKPNGTGSRKPSLA; encoded by the coding sequence ATGCAGGCATTACGGCGACTCAAAGCCAGAAAGAAAGACATTGCTTCTCATGCTAGTGCTGCCGTTGCGACGCAAGAGGATTCACCTGCGCCAGCTGCGTCTACTCCGAAGTCAATTGAACTTCAACTCAAAGTCCATCAGCTCGAAATCGGCCATCTTAAGAAGGAGCGAGAGGGGCTGATCAACAGACTGAAGAAGATAGAGGCCTCGGTTCAGCAACATGATACACAAGCAGATGTTTCCACAGAAGTTCAGACTCTAAAGAATCGCATGAATTCAATCGAGGCGTTCTCATTGGGTACTGAACTTCCCAGTCTGCGCACCGGGATTGAGGAGCTGAAGCCGTCGTTGAACTCTATTGCTAACCTGTCAAATCTTGAGCAACAAGTGAAGCCTGTGCTGGACAAGATTGATGACTTTAAAAGTTCGCTTGGTTCCAGGATATCAGATCTAGAGAAGCAGACCGAGCAATTGAAGCCTCTATCTGACAAGGTCGATCAACTTGCTAATCCTTCCCTACAAGGAGGCGGTAATAAGGATCAGACTGCCATGAACAAAGTAAAGAAGGACTTGACCACCTTCTTAGAGCGCAAGATAAATGCGCAGACGATTCAGATCACCAAACTCGAGAGCTCAATAAACGCTCTACCAAAGCCCGCTAGTGAGCAACACATCAAAGAACTGGTTTTGCAAGAGGTTATGACGAAGACAGACGAAGCTAGGAAAATCTTTCAAAGAGATTGCAAGGCAGTCGAGGAAGAGCTAAAGCAGGTTATGAACGATACTCAGCAGTCTCTCTCTGAGGTCCGGACGCAGGTTGGTACTTTCCAGACGTTCAAGGAAACAACTGAAAGGCAAAACATCACCGCACGTTTCGAAGACTTGCAGAACAGACTTCTCGACGCCGTTTCAAACAACGACAAGACATTTGCCAAGATTGAAAAGCTCAATGACCGCTACGACCATTTCAAGGCACGAACTGATGATGGTCTCGAGCATCTTAACAAGTATTGCAAGAACCTTCGTAAGGAACTCCATGACAATCTTTACGAGTATCTCAAGAAGTATCTTCAGGACAAGCTCATGGAGAAACTCTACGACGACATTTACGACAACGTCTTGAAGAGCCTCTCGAAAAAAGACAATGAGTTCCGGGCAACGACAGAAGATGCTATCAAGAAGCTGACCCGTAACGTGGATCACTTGTTGAATGACACCAGTATATTCGATTCTGTCAAGAAGTTGACTAGCCGTGTGGATGAATTGGAGAACAAGGATGATGCTGTGGAAAAGATCGCCCGGAAATCTAAATTCAACAAGGTTGGAACGCGCATCCAGGTACCCTCTTCACCCAGCTCGAACGACAACTCCATGGCCGAAACTTCATCAAGCAATCCAAACCAACGGATAACTCAACTCGAGACAGACCTGGACAATCTTCGACAAGCTTTTGATAAGGTCAAAGGCTTCGCAGCAGACGTAACAGCTATCAATGGACGACTGGAGAAGGCTGAAGCAACCTTGGAAGGGCTGAGCAAGCTGGAGCAACAGGTTGCTGAGCACGAATCTCTTCGCTCGAGCATTACTGCGCTGGACGCTCGGTTCACAGACAGCATCCAAGCACTACAACAAGCTCAGAGTACCAGACCAACCATAATCCAACCACAGATTTCCGGCCCGTCATCTATACCTGATGGGGCTGCAACAAATGCCTCACCAGGCGCCCTCGATCAATTCAACGCAAGTCTGAACGGTCTCCTTAATGAGATGGAAAGGATTGACGATGAGGTCAACAATGCTCTGATGGCTATCAACACACAAGGCACCAAGATCGAATCGGTGGGGAACATTGTCCCGGATCTGTTCAAGAAACAGTTCGATCCTTTCAAAACAAAAGTCGAAGACCTAATCAGCACCTTGGATGGCAGGTTAGAGCAGTACCATCAAAACATGGTTAGCATGAGACAGGAAATGCTGTCGTTGCAAGCGCAACCTCAACAGACTACCTTTGGCCACGCTCAGCAAGCGCAGCTCAATTCCATCATTACAGAGACGAGCGCCTTGAAGAGGAATTTGAGTGCTTTGGAGTCAGCATTGGAGACAAAGGTGGACGGCACGACACATGATTCCCACATTACTGCCCTCAACTTCGCGTTCCACAACCTGGAGACTCGTTATGACAATATCACCACTGACGAGCTTTACAAACGCATAACGAGATGGTTCGTACAGACATACCCAGATACATCAGACCTGTTGAATATGTCACGAAGAATATCGCAGATGCTCCAGGATATCGAGCAACTGAAGCATTCCCATGGCCAGATTGCCTGGGTTCAGGCTAGCGCGAGCGACATTCAAGGGTTGTGTCGGAATGCCACACAACTCCAGCAACTCGCCAAGGATATGCCACAACTCCAGCAGATCGCCAGCAACTCGTCGCAATTACGGGAGCTTGTAGAGTCTCCCCGTCAACCGTCTGATATGTTGGCCAAGATTGACGTAGCCTACAACAACGCACAGAGTGCTTTTTGCAAGGCCGAAGAAGGTCTGGGGCGAATGGACGAACAAGGCAAAATGCTCGCCAATCTTGAGAGCCGTATTGAGGGCTTGCAGAGTTCGATTCGTGTTCTCACCTCCAGCACTGCGTCACTTGTTAAGCCTGAAGCACTGAACGATCTCACGACTACGCTGCAGAAACGACTCCAACAAGTGAAGAGCGAGCTCACTGCCGGAATGCAAGAGTTGCGTAAGAGCTCCGATGACAAGATCCAGGATATCTGTGTAAGCTCGCAAGGCAATGTCGAAGAGCTACGTAAGCGTAACGACAGTCAGGCTGCAGAGCTGCGTACAACCGACGGCAAGATAGCAGAATTTCAATCCAAACTCAACAGGTTTGAAGGCGCACGTACGGTGTCCGATAGCAGGATTCAAGAGTTGGAGAAGTATCAGTCAAAACTCAACGACAAGATCGATGACTCACAGAGAGATTCCGAGAAGAAAATTGAAACGTTGAGGACAAGGTTATTTGACGAAGCAAACGAGATGCACGCAAACCTCGACGCTGTCAAGGAAGAGCTACTCACCACGATCGGAGCCGACAAGAAAGAATCACTTGCGAAAATCGACGATACCGGAACGGAGTTGCCTGAGAAAGTCAACACCGATCTGGTGGCGAAGATTGGCGTCCAGAAGAAGGTCCTGATGTCAAAGATTGACGACCTGGTGACAAAAGTCGACAACGAGAAGAAGGATGCGATCACCAGATCTGAGGACGTCAGAACGAAGCTGCTCGCAACACTTGATGATCGAGTGAAGGCGTTGCTCACGACGATCAACGCCAGCAAGGAGGAGTCGCTCACAACCGCCGAGGGAAACAAGAACGAGTTGCTGGCAAAGATTGAAATCCTTAGGAAGGATTTGTTGACCAAAATCGCCACCGAGAAGAAGCAGGTGGGTGCGAACTTGCAGAGAGACCAAAGCAAACGTGAGAGAGCCGAGGACGATTTGCGAAAATTGATCAATGATGCCAAAGACGACGCAAATCAAAATGTGACCCGCGTTCGGGAGTCACTCGCTACCCTTCAAACCGAGCTCGATGCCATGACCACTCTTGTCGAACCAAACAGGGCCTTCTTAGGCTCGCTTGGAAGCCTGTACGTGGTCGTTGTGCAGCTCCAACAGCtctttgagagcctcaaCCAAAATACAGGCGTGGCACCATTGGAGTTCAACTGGGCGTACTATCTTGCAAATCTCTTGCCAGACGCCAAACCCAACGGCACAGGCAGCAGGAAGCCCAGCTTGGCCTAA
- a CDS encoding TIP49, DNA helicase TIP49, TBP-interacting protein: MAMPITTIAESKELRGLNLIAAHSHIRGLGVDDDTLEPKVSSQGLVGQEKARKAAAVILKMARDGKIAGRAVLIAGPPSTGKTAIAMGMAQSLGPDVPFTMLASSEIFSLEMSKTEALTQAFRKSIGVRITEESEVIEGEVVEIQIDRSVTGSNKQGKLTIKTTDMETVYDMGTKMIDGMTKEKVMAGDIISIDKASGKITKLGRSYTRSRDYDAMGIDTKFVQCPEGELQQRREVVHTVSLHEIDVINSRTQGFLALFSGDTGEIRSEVRDQINTKVAEWKEEGKATIVPGVLFIDEVHMLDIECFSFVNRALEDELAPIVIMASNRGNTQIRGTDYRSPHGLPLDFLDRVVIVNTHPYNSDEMQQILSIRAQEEEVDVSPDALALLTKIGQETGLRYASNLITTSDLIRKKRNGPEVTIEDVQRSFALFYDPTRSVKFVSDSEKRLIGDAGDVSFAITNGADAMDVS; this comes from the exons ATGGCTATG CCCATCACCACCATCGCGGAGAGCAAGGAGCTCCGGGGGCTCAACCTCATCGCCGCGCATTCGCACATTCGCGGTCTTGGTGTCGATGATGACACGCTCGAGCCCAAGGTGTCGTCACAGGGTCTGGTTGGGCAGGAGAAGGCGCGCAAGGCAGCGGCCGTGATACTGAAGATGGCGCGCGATGGCAAGATTGCCGGTCGCGCTGTCCTCATTGCAGGCCCTCCTAGCACCGGCAAGACGGCAATTGCGATGGGAATGGCACAGTCGCTGGGCCCCGATGTGCCCTTTACTATGCTTGCCTCCTCCGAGATCTTCTCCCTCGAGATGTCCAAGACAGAGGCGCTCACCCAGGCCTTCCGAAAGTCCATCGGCGTGCGCATAACAGAAGAGAGCGAGGTCATCGAGGGCGAGGTGGTGGAGATACAGATCGACCGCAGCGTCACGGGCAGCAACAAGCAGGGCAAGCTCACCATCAAGACGACCGACATGGAGACAGTCTACGACATGGGCACCAAGATGATTGACGGAATGACAAAGGAAAAGGTCATGGCCGGCGACATCATCTCCATCGACAAAGCTTCAGGCAAGATCACAAAGCTCGGTCGCTCCTACACGCGTTCTAGGGACTATGATGCAATGGGCATCGACACCAAGTTTGTCCAGTGCCCCGAGGGCGAGCTGCAACAGCGGCGCGAGGTGGTGCACACAGTCAGCTTGCACGAGATTGATGTCATCAATTCGCGCACCCAGGGCTTCCTCGCCCTCTTCTCCGGCGACACGGGCGAGATTCGCAGCGAGGTGCGGGACCAGATTAACACAAAGGTCGCCGAGTGGAAGGAGGAGGGCAAGGCCACCATTGTGCCGGGCGTGCTCTTCATCGACGAGGTCCACATGCTCGACATTGAGTGCTTCTCGTTTGTCAACCGCGCCCTCGAGGACGAGCTGGCTCCGATTGTCATCATGGCGAGCAACAGGGGCAACACACAGATCCGTGGGACAGACTACAGATCACCGCACGGGTTGCCGCTCGACTTTTTGGACCGTGTCGTTATCGTCAACACTCACCCATACAATTCCGACGAAATGCAGCAGATTCTCTCGATAAGAGCACAGGAGGAGGAGGTCGACGTCTCTCCCGACGCCTTGGCTCTGCTCACAAAGATTGGCCAGGAAACAGGACTGCGATATGCCAGCAACCTCATCACGACGTCGGACCTGATACGCAAGAAGAGGAACGGCCCCGAAGTCACCATTGAAGATGTACAGCGAAGCTTTGCGCTCTTCTACGACCCTACAAGAAGCGTCAAG TTCGTCTCAGACTCAGAGAAGCGTCTCATCGGCGATGCAGGCGACGTTTCCTTTGCCATTACCAACGGCGCCGATGCGATGGACGTGTCATAG
- a CDS encoding LicD domain containing protein yields the protein MRLPTYAAILATSSLLTSSLATPTPSHQGSIASLTGDRNVGYKSWKQKQKAKDPPSTKYFHEPGGTVTLGHYDARYFKEVVSDDERIDTQKHMIRAYLAFFRENDLDTWIAHGTLLGWWWNGRRLPWDTDLDTQVSDKTLQLLGSVHNQTRYQYISHDGTTQREYLLDVNPWIWERERGDGANIIDARWIDTRNGLFIDITGLSEIYPVEHPGWWSCKNYHIYLTEELYPMRETMFEGVPAKVPYNYDKILVDEYKEDALTVTEFEGHRWDAQLKQWVKTQHTLDKEEEERKKQKELARLEAEERAKLD from the exons ATGCGGTTACCGACATACGCAGCTATTCTCGCAACATCATCACTCCTTACTTCTTCGCTTGCTACACCCACACCCTCTCACCAGGGGTCAATTGCGAGCTTGACAGGAGATCGGAATGTGGGGTATAAAAGCTGGAAGCAGAAGCAGAAGGCAAAGGATCCTCCCAGCACGAAGTACTTCCACGAGCCCGG AGGCACAGTCACGCTCGGCCACTATGATGCGCGGTACTTCAAGGAAGTTGTTTCAGACGATGAGCGGATCGATACGCAAAAACACATGATCCGCGCCTATTTGGCCTTTTTCCGCGAGAATGACTTGGATACCTGGATAGCGCACGGCACACTACTCGGATGGTGGTGGAATGGAAGG CGTCTACCATGGGATACTGATCTCGACACACAAGTCTCCGACAAGACATTACAGCTACTCGGCTCTGTACACAACCAAACAAGATACCAATATATATCGCACGACGGAACAACGCAACGAGAGTATCTCCTAGACGTGAACCCGTGGATCTGGGAGCGTGAGCGCGGCGACGGCGCAAACATCATCGACGCGCGATGGATTGACACACGCAACGGTCTTTTCATAGATATAACGGGCCTGAGCGAGATATATCCCGTCGAGCATCCTGGGTGGTGGAGTTGCAAGAACTACCATATATACTTGACTGAAGAATTGTATCCGATGCGAGAGACTATGTTCGAGGGCGTCCCGGCAAAGGTGCCATACAACTACGACAAGATACTCGTAGATGAGTACAAGGAAGATGCGCTCACCGTCACGGAGTTTGAAGG ACATCGATGGGATGCCCAGCTGAAACAATGGGTGAAGACGCAACACACGCTCGacaaggaagaagaggagcGTAAAAAACAAAAGGAATTAGCGAGACTCGAGGCAGAGGAGAGGGCGAAGCTGGATTAG
- a CDS encoding TAP domain protein yields MFALNTLSAIFVAFALVSLSFQAPISNGTMIEDFSQITPSANLKWQPCFENFTCTRLQVPLDYADAGAGTTVVDFIKHAAPSPFAGTRDILFNPGGPGASGVSEVLSDIDTLRFFLGDAHNIVSFDPRGTGNSSSEIDCFQGDEDARNEFDAVYIPVVDSESPKSEAEVWALAGAYGDWCTESHQHDIARFVSTSAVAQDMLRYVDLSQEYSDGKLWYWGVSYGTVIGGVFASLYPDRVGRLILDGQVDLADWYAGTLKSNIVDQDKIVEKFFQYCYKAGPENCSFYADSPERIEQRLSDLIETIRREPIGVTDRSAVNRPIIITYEVLRFALLSAMYRPISQWPGIAQNLLELEMRNGVSTSYLADAFHGPFEGGTVLCADAGGRYNLSTPELFSQHVKLMKSLSNWTGEAWLHPVECRNMHITPPPSQQFNFPTTETNTTDYPILFVSNTLDPITPLSGARRMQAHFSSSSLLVVDAMGHSSLSALSNCTAQYAQDYLGGTLPPVGTICQPNELPFED; encoded by the exons ATGTTCGCTCTCAACACATTGTCAGCAATTTTTGTGGCCTTTGCGCTTGTCTCATTGTCTTTCCAGGCGCCAATAAGCAATGGAACCATGATAGAAGACTTCAGTCAG ATCACGCCGAGCGCGAACCTCAAGTGGCAGCCCTGTTTCGAAAACTTCACTTGTACCCGGCTGCAGGTTCCTCTAGACTATGCGGATGCCGGCGCAGGAACAACCGTCGTCGATTTCATAAAGCACGCCGCGCCAAGTCCTTTTGCAGGAACCCGCGACATACTATTCAACCCAGGAGGCCCCGGTGCAAGTGGAGTTTCTGAGGTCCTTTCTGACATCGATACATTGCGTTTCTTCCTGGGAGACGCTCATAACATCGTGAGCTTTGATCCCCGAGGAACAGGCAATAGTAGCTCGGAAATTGATTGCTTCCAAGGTGATGAGGATGCCAGAAACGAGTTCGATGCAGTATATATCCCTGTCGTCGACTCAGAGTCTCCGAAATCAGAAGCTGAGGTGTGGGCATTGGCTGGCGCATATGGCGATTGGTGCACAGAATCGCATCAACATGACATTGCTCGGTTTGTCAGTACATCAGCGGTCGCTCAAGACATGCTCCGATACGTCGATCTCTCACAGGAATACTCAGATGGAAAACTCTGGTACTGGGGCGTCAGCTATGGAACAGTCATCGGCGGCGTGTTTGCTTCTCTCTATCCCGATCGAGTTGGGCGATTGATCCTGGACGGCCAAGTCGATCTCGCGGACTGGTACGCAGGCACACTGAAGAGCAACATTGTCGATCAAGACAAGATTGTTGAGAAGTTCTTCCAGTACTGCTACAAAGCTGGTCCAGAAAATTGTTCCTTCTACGCAGACTCTCCGGAGAGGATTGAACAGCGCCTTAGCGACCTCATCGAAACTATCCGACGAGAGCCCATAGGTGTCACTGACCGTTCCGCGGTAAACAGACCAATTATCATCACATACGAGGTCCTAAGATTTGCACTGCTTAGTGCGATGTACCGACCAATATCACAGTGGCCTGGTATCGCGCAAAATTTGTTAGAATTGGAGATGCGTAACGGAGTTTCGACGTCTTATCTAGCCGACGCTTTCCATGGTCCGTTCGAAGGAGGAACGGTCTTGTGCGCTGATGCAGGTGGTCGATACAACCTCTCCACGCCAGAACTCTTCTCGCAGCACGTGAAACTGATGAAGTCTTTGAGCAACTGGACGGGCGAGGCGTGGCTTCATCCAGTCGAGTGTCGGAATATGCACATCACTCCTCCACCAAGCCAGCAGTTCAACTTCCCAACAACTGAGACTAATACCACAGATTATCCAATTCTTTTTGTATCCAACACACTCGATCCGATAACGCCGCTGTCGGGTGCACGTCGGATGCAGGCGCACTTTTCTAGCTCCTCCCTTTTGGTCGTGGATGCGATGGGGCATTCATCGCTGAGTGCTCTTTCAAATTGTACAGCGCAGTACGCCCAAGATTATCTTGGTGGAACGCTACCGCCAGTAGGTACGATATGCCAGCCGAATGAACTTCCCTTTGAAGATTGA